A stretch of Lathyrus oleraceus cultivar Zhongwan6 chromosome 6, CAAS_Psat_ZW6_1.0, whole genome shotgun sequence DNA encodes these proteins:
- the LOC127091709 gene encoding BAG family molecular chaperone regulator 1: MMRMKNMTNIGGSENEARGLEWEMRPGGLLVQRRTADSDINPVPPPTVRIRVKYGSTNHEVNISSIATFGELKKILTGPTGLHHQDQKIFYKNKERVSKEFLDVVGVKDKSKLVLMEDPISKEKRYLEMRKNVTMEKASKSISEISLDVDRLAGQVSALETIINKGGKVVEADLLKLIEKLMNQLLRLDGVIADGDVKLQRKIQVKRVQKYVETLDMLKVKNSNGVHVPMKKSQQKHSNGPKLAPIEEQPEGMSMGNNKLEPKLEEKQQKGSMNSTSEVVVTTKWETFDSLPPLIPVTSTSSSSSSTNNSVQPKFNWEFFN, encoded by the exons ATGATGAGGATGAAGAACATGACGAATATTGGAGGTTCGGAAAACGAAGCAAGAGGTTTGGAGTGGGAAATGAGACCTGGAGGGTTGTTGGTTCAGCGTCGAACCGCTGACTCGGATATAAACCCGGTTCCTCCACCGACAGTTAGAATTCGGGTTAAATACGGTTCAACCAATCATGAAGTCAACATTAGTTCAATAGCAACATTTG GGGAATTGAAGAAAATCCTAACCGGTCCAACCGGTTTACACCACCAAGACCAGAAGATATTTTACAAAAACAAAGAGAGAGTTTCAAAGGAGTTTCTTGACGTTGTAGGAGTCAAAGATAAATCAAAGTTAGTGTTAATGGAAGATCCTATTAGTAAAGAGAAAAGGTACTTAGAAATGAGAAAGAATGTGACTATGGAAAAAGCTTCAAAATCTATTTCAGAAATTAGTTTGGATGTAGATAGGCTTGCAGGACAG GTGTCTGCTCTTGAAACAATAATTAATAAAGGTGGGAAAGTTGTAGAGGCTGATTTGCTTAAATTGATTGAGAAATTGATGAATCAATTGCTTAGATTGGATGGTGTAATTGCTGATGGAGATGTTAAGTTGCAGAGGAAAATACAG GTAAAAAGAGTTCAAAAGTATGTTGAAACTTTGGATATGTTGAAAGTTAAGAATTCCAATGGAGTTCATGTCCCAATGAAGAAGTCTCAGCAAAAGCATTCAAATGGTCCCAAACTGGCACCAATTGAAGAGCAACCAGAAGGGATGTCAATGGGGAACAATAAATTAGAACCTAAATTGGAAGAAAAGCAGCAGAAAGGGTCAATGAATTCAACCTCAGAAGTTGTTGTTACTACAAAATGGGAGACATTTGATTCTCTGCCACCATTAATTCCTGTTACTTCAACGTCTTCATCCAGCTCATCCACCAATAATTCAGTTCAACCAAAGTTCAATTGGGAATTCTTCAACTAA